The following proteins come from a genomic window of Salvia hispanica cultivar TCC Black 2014 chromosome 4, UniMelb_Shisp_WGS_1.0, whole genome shotgun sequence:
- the LOC125224027 gene encoding low-temperature-induced cysteine proteinase-like: MAAAIAKSLLFLSLFLALACAADMSIISYDEKQLTAMHESWMVKHGKSYNALGEKEKRFQVFKENLRYIEEHNAAEGRTYKLGLNRFADLTNQEYRRRMHLGTRPRRLAAKKSDRYALRDGDVLPDSIDWRTKGAVAPVKDQGSCGSCWAFSTIVAVEGINQIKTGSLISLSEQELVDCDTSYNQGCNGGLMDYAFEFIIKNGGIDSEEDYPYKGRDGRCDTYRKNAKVVSIDGYEDVPVNNEKALQKAVASQPISVAIEAGGRDFQLYQSGIFTGKCGTSLDHGVAAVGYGTENGKDYWIVRNSWGSSWGEEGYLRMERNVAAKTGLCGIAIEPSYPTKTGANPPNPGPSPPSPPPKPSVCDEYYECPESTTCCCVFEYGKYCFAWGCCPLEGATCCEDHYSCCPHEYPVCNVYAGTCSMSKDNPLSVKAMERVLAKPIAFGTQGLKSDL; this comes from the exons ATGGCTGCTGCGATTGCAAAATCACTGCTCTTCCTCTCGCTCTTTCTCGCGCTGGCATGCGCCGCGGACATGTCGATCATCTCCTACGACGAGAAGCAGCTGACGGCGATGCACGAGTCGTGGATGGTGAAGCACGGCAAGTCGTACAACGCCCTGGGCGAGAAGGAGAAGCGATTCCAGGTTTTTAAGGAGAATCTGAGGTACATCGAGGAGCACAACGCCGCCGAGGGGCGGACCTACAAGTTAGGCCTCAATCGCTTCGCCGATCTGACCAATCAGGAGTACCGGAGGAGGATGCATCTCGGGACGAGGCCGCGGAGGCTCGCCGCGAAGAAGAGCGATCGCTACGCGTTGAGAGACGGCGATGTCTTGCCTGACTCAATCGACTGGAGGACCAAGGGCGCGGTGGCTCCGGTCAAGGATCAGGGCAGCTGTG GAAGTTGTTGGGCGTTCTCTACAATTGTTGCCGTAGAAGGTATCAACCAGATCAAAACTGGATCTTTGATCTCACTTTCCGAGCAAGAACTGGTGGATTGTGATACGTCTTATAACCAAGGGTGCAATGGTGGTCTCATGGATTATGCATTTGAGTTCATTATCAAAAATGGTGGGATTGACTCAGAAGAAGATTATCCTTACAAGGGAAGGGATGGCAGATGTGATACTTACAGG AAAAATGCCAAAGTTGTGTCGATCGATGGTTATGAAGACGTACCTGTGAATAATGAGAAGGCGCTGCAGAAGGCAGTTGCCAGCCAACCAATTAGTGTTGCCATTGAAGCCGGTGGTAGGGACTTTCAACTCTATCAATCA GGTATATTCACTGGGAAGTGTGGGACGAGTTTGGACCACGGTGTGGCTGCTGTTGGGTATGGCACTGAAAACGGAAAGGACTATTGGATCGTTAGGAACTCTTGGGGCTCAAGCTGGGGAGAGGAGGGGTATCTTAGGATGGAGCGCAACGTTGCAGCTAAAACTGGTCTTTGTGGGATTGCCATAGAGCCCTCGTACCCAACCAAGACAGGCGCAAACCCCCCTAACCCGGGTCCATCTCCTCCGTCCCCACCACCAAAGCCATCAGTCTGTGACGAATACTATGAATGCCCTGAGAGCACGACCTGCTGCTGCGTCTTTGAGTACGGAAAGTACTGCTTCGCATGGGGATGCTGCCCTCTCGAGGGTGCCACTTGCTGCGAGGACCACTACAGTTGCTGCCCACACGAGTACCCTGTGTGCAACGTGTATGCCGGTACCTGCTCAATG AGCAAGGACAACCCGCTCAGCGTGAAGGCGATGGAACGCGTTCTTGCCAAACCCATTGCCTTCGGTACACAAGGCCTCAAGAGTGACCTTTGA
- the LOC125220629 gene encoding probable inactive receptor kinase At5g67200 → MKLNPSLLLILLFLELTSSSSNDAAALLHFKSKADLSNQLKFSPKSTSAFCKWKGVECSDSRAIRLIVEDVKLGGVFAPNSLSQLAELRVLSLQNNSLTGPIPDLSGLVNLKALFLNRNYFSGAVPPSLSALHRLKTVDLSYNMLAGAIPASLNALDRLYYLRLDFNRLNGSVPPLNQSSLQIFNVSHNDLAGAIPVTPALSRFNSSSFSLNSGLCGEIINKECRSDRPFFGSPANATAAPPHPHAAVLGQTAKLDGADGVMRRHKRAALAIGVTIGGCILAISAICVGIAARRRWRRAAGKGEMAKIGLEPSVTGNAEAVMRIEEENDELAEKVKRAQEVKQQQQMMVGKSGSLMFCAGEAAVYTLDQLMRASAELLGRGTMGTTYKAVLDSRLIVTVKRLEAARFAATKQEVFEGHMGAAGGLRHPNLVALRAYFQAKEERLLIYDYHANGSLFSLIHGTKSGKAKPLHWTSCLKIAEDTAQGLCYIHQAWRLVHGNLKSSNVLLGSDFEACLTDYCLMAVATQAPDEDADSLACKAPETLRASHGEATSKSDVYSFGVLLLELLSGRPPSQHPNLAPDEMMRWLRSVRGEEGGESRLEMLLEVALACSVASPEQRPTMWQVLKMIQEIKEMILMEDSEFNPNPN, encoded by the exons ATGAAGCTCAatccttctcttcttctcattTTACTATTCCTCGAATTAACCTCTTCTTCCTCTAACGATGCAGCTGCATTGCTCCATTTCAAGTCCAAAGCCGATTTGAGCAACCAATTGAAATTTTCGCCTAAATCTACCTCCGCATTCTGCAAATGGAAAGGAGTCGAATGCTCCGATTCCAGAGCGATTCGACTCATCGTCGAGGATGTAAAACTCGGCGGCGTTTTCGCCCCGAACTCGCTGAGTCAGCTCGCCGAGCTCCGAGTCCTCAGCCTGCAGAACAACTCGCTCACCGGTCCAATCCCCGATCTCTCCGGTCTGGTCAATCTCAAAGCGCTATTTCTCAACCGGAACTACTTCTCCGGCGCGGTGCCTCCCTCCCTCTCCGCGCTCCACCGCCTCAAAACCGTCGATCTCTCCTACAACATGCTCGCCGGCGCGATTCCGGCCTCTCTCAACGCTCTCGACCGCCTCTACTACCTCCGCCTCGATTTCAACCGGCTGAACGGCTCCGTGCCGCCGCTGAACCAGTCCTCGCTCCAGATCTTCAACGTCTCCCACAACGACCTCGCCGGCGCGATTCCGGTCACACCGGCCCTGTCGCGGTTCAATTCGTCGTCGTTCTCGTTGAACTCCGGCCTCTGCGGCGAGATCATCAACAAGGAATGCCGCTCCGATCGGCCGTTTTTCGGTTCTCCGGCGAATGCGACGGCCGCGCCGCCGCATCCGCACGCGGCGGTGCTCGGCCAGACCGCCAAATTGGACGGCGCTGACGGCGTGATGCGGAGGCATAAGAGAGCGGCGCTGGCGATCGGAGTCACGATCGGCGGGTGCATTTTGGCGATTTCGGCGATCTGCGTGGGGATCGCGGCGAGGAGGAGGTGGCGGAGGGCGGCGGGGAAGGGCGAGATGGCGAAGATCGGGCTGGAGCCGAGCGTGACGGGGAATGCGGAGGCGGTTATGCGGATCGAGGAGGAGAACGATGAGCTGGCGGAGAAGGTGAAGAGAGCGCAGGAGGtgaagcagcagcagcagatgATGGTGGGGAAGAGCGGGAGCTTGATGTTCTGCGCCGGCGAGGCGGCGGTGTACACGCTGGACCAGCTGATGCGCGCCTCGGCGGAGCTGCTTGGGAGGGGGACGATGGGGACCACCTACAAGGCGGTGCTCGACAGCCGCCTCATCGTCACGGTGAAGAGGCTCGAAGCGGCGAGGTTCGCCGCCACCAAGCAGGAGGTCTTCGAGGGGCATATGGGAGCCGCCGGAGGCCTCCGCCACCCCAATCTGGTGGCTCTCAGAGCTTATTTTCAGGCGAAGGAAGAACGCCTCTTGATCTATGATTATCACGCTAATGGCAGCCTCTTTTCCCTAATCCACG GTACGAAGTCAGGAAAGGCCAAACCACTTCACTGGACATCATGCTTGAAAATAGCAGAGGACACAGCTCAAGGCCTCTGCTACATCCACCAAGCCTGGAGGCTCGTGCACGGCAACCTCAAGTCGTCCAACGTGCTCCTCGGCTCTGACTTCGAGGCCTGCCTAACGGACTACTGCCTCATGGCCGTAGCCACCCAGGCCCCCGACGAGGATGCCGACTCCCTGGCCTGCAAGGCCCCAGAGACCCTCCGGGCCAGCCACGGGGAGGCCACTTCCAAGTCAGATGTGTACTCGTTCGGGGTCCTCCTGCTGGAGCTCCTCTCTGGTAGGCCTCCGTCTCAGCACCCGAATCTGGCCCCGGACGAGATGATGAGGTGGCTGAGGTCCGTGAGGGGCGAGGAGGGCGGGGAGAGCCGGCTGGAGATGCTGCTGGAGGTGGCGCTGGCGTGCAGCGTCGCGTCCCCGGAGCAGAGGCCGACAATGTGGCAGGTGCTGAAGATGATACAAGAGATTAAGGAGATGATCTTGATGGAAGATAGtgagttcaaccctaaccctaattAA
- the LOC125219412 gene encoding probable WRKY transcription factor 7 — protein MAVELMPVHHFNSNAAQEAAAAGLQSVEQLMRLISHQRNLDAASDYQTVTDAAVHKFKKFISLIDRAPRTGHARFRRGPPQTEPAGPSVHTPKTDETGPGSRIHHPTPVQRLPQAKTTTTTINFASPTTSYISSLTGGTEPSMSCGFQITGRPPLSTTSFKRKCSSMDDASRCHCPKKRKSRLKRVVRVPAISMKMADIPPDDYSWRKYGQKPIKGSPHPRGYYKCSSVRGCPARKHVERALDDPAMLIVTYEGEHNHGLSDLETPAVVLESS, from the exons ATGGCGGTGGAGCTGATGCCGGTCCACCATTTCAACTCCAACGCCGCtcaggaggcggcggcggcgggtcTCCAAAGCGTCGAGCAGCTGATGAGATTAATCTCCCACCAACGGAATCTCGACGCCGCCTCTGACTATCAAACCGTCACCGACGCTGCCGTCCACAAATTCAAGAAGTTCATCTCCCTGATCGACCGGGCTCCGCGAACCGGCCACGCCCGGTTCCGCCGCGGACCCCCGCAGACCGAACCGGCCGGTCCATCGGTCCACACACCGAAAACCGATGAGACCGGGCCCGGTTCAAGAATCCACCACCCTACGCCGGTTCAGCGGCTGCCGCAGGCGaagacgacgacgacgacgataAACTTTGCGTCGCCGACGACATCCTACATCTCCTCTCTGACAGGCGGCACAGAGCCGTCGATGTCGTGTGGGTTTCAGATCACAGGGCGGCCGCCGCTATCGACGACGTCGTTTAAGAGGAAGTGCAGCTCGATGGACGACGCGTCCCGTTGCCACTGCCCTAAGAAAAG GAAATCGAGATTGAAGAGAGTTGTTAGAGTTCCGGCTATTAGTATGAAAATGGCTGATATTCCACCAGATGACTATTCTTGGAGAAAATATGGTCAAAAACCCATTAAAGGTTCCCCTCATCCTAG GGGTTATTACAAATGTAGTAGCGTAAGAGGGTGTCCGGCCCGAAAGCATGTGGAGCGGGCCTTGGATGACCCGGCAATGTTGATCGTAACATACGAAGGAGAGCACAATCATGGTCTTTCAGATTTGGAAACGCCTGCTGTAGTACTTGAATCATCTTGA
- the LOC125220002 gene encoding uncharacterized protein At4g06744-like, whose amino-acid sequence MRVKTFTIPLQTIIFITTILLLFPTHHQAKNNLPISATDAAAILPPLQDLLLFADQRLAAVYPVIQRFKNTITSDPFNVTATWTGSNICRYKGFFCDTPPDNRSATTVASIDFNGFHLSSPTLVGFLDALPDLALFHANSNYFSGAFPSSIAALPYLYELDLSNNRLSGPFPTAILAMDGLSFLDIRFNSFSGAVPPELFAMGLDLLFLNNNNFMTRLPDNADADAHVAYLNLANNKFFGPIPRSIAKALSGLSEILLLNNLLSGCLPYELGLLKDAVVFDAGGNDLTGPLPFSLGCLEKLEVLNLAGNKLYGQVPEPFCLLGNLRNVSLSGNYFMGAAPACMRLIAAGVMDVRGNCIPGQPLQRPVADCAAFMARPKYCPYSDTYSKIPCWIPKYDSSGLAPSPS is encoded by the exons ATGAGAGTAAAAACTTTCACAATTCCACTCCAAACTATCATATTCATCACCAccatcctcctcctcttccccACACACCACCAAGCCAAAAACAACCTCCCAATCTCCGCCACCGACGCCGCCGCGATACTCCCCCCTCTCCAAGACCTACTACTCTTCGCCGATCAAAGGCTCGCCGCGGTCTACCCCGTGAtccaaagatttaaaaatacCATCACCTCTGACCCCTTCAACGTCACCGCCACGTGGACCGGCAGCAACATCTGCCGCTACAAGGGCTTCTTCTGCGACACCCCTCCCGACAACCGCTCCGCCACCACCGTCGCCTCCATCGACTTCAACGGCTTCCATCTCTCCTCCCCGACGCTGGTCGGCTTCCTCGACGCGCTCCCTGACCTCGCCCTGTTCCACGCCAACTCCAACTACTTCTCAGGGGCCTTCCCCTCGTCCATCGCCGCCCTCCCCTACCTCTATGAGCTCGACCTCAGCAACAACCGCCTCTCGGGCCCATTCCCAACCGCCATCCTTGCCATGGATGGCCTATCCTTCCTTGACATCAG GTTCAATTCCTTCTCGGGAGCCGTACCGCCAGAGCTATTCGCGATGGGCCTCGACCTCCTCTTcctcaacaacaacaacttCATGACGCGCCTCCCGGACAACGCGGACGCGGATGCCCACGTGGCGTATCTCAATTTGGCAAACAATAAATTCTTCGGGCCGATCCCGCGCAGCATAGCCAAGGCCTTATCCGGTTTGTCGGAGATTCTCCTTCTGAACAACCTCCTCAGCGGCTGCCTTCCCTACGAGCTGGGGCTGTTAAAAGACGCGGTGGTTTTCGACGCGGGAGGGAACGATCTCACCGGGCCGCTGCCGTTCTCGCTGGGGTGCCTGGAGAAGCTGGAGGTGCTGAATCTGGCAGGTAACAAATTGTACGGACAGGTGCCTGAGCCATTCTGTTTGTTGGGGAATCTGAGGAATGTGTCCTTGTCGGGGAACTACTTCATGGGGGCGGCGCCGGCGTGCATGAGGCTGATCGCGGCTGGGGTGATGGATGTGAGGGGGAACTGCATTCCCGGCCAGCCGCTGCAGAGGCCGGTGGCGGACTGCGCCGCCTTCATGGCGCGCCCCAAATATTGTCCGTATTCGGATACGTATTCCAAGATTCCTTGTTGGATTCCTAAGTATGATTCTTCTGGTTTAGCCCCTTCTCCTTCTTGA
- the LOC125223230 gene encoding oryzain alpha chain-like: MTSIAKSLLFLSLFLTQAFAANMSIISYDEKELTAMFESWMVKHGKSYNSPGEKEKRFQVFKENLRYIEEQNAVEGRTYKLGLNCFADLTNQEYRRIYLGTRPRRLAATKSDRYALRDGDVLPDSIDWRTKGAVAPVKDQGTCGSCWAFSTIAAVEGINQIKTGSLILLSEQELVDCDKSYNLGCSGGLMDYAFEFIIKNGGIDSEEDYPYMGRNGKCDTDKKNTKVVSIDGYEDVPVYDEKALQKAVANQPISVAIDAAGMDFQHYQSGIFTGKCRTSLDHGVVVVGYGTENGTDYWIVRNSWGSSWGEEGYLRMERNVADKAGLCGIAIEPSYPTKTGANPPNPGPSPPSPPPKPSV, from the exons ATGACATCGATTGCAAAATCACTGCTCTTCCTCTCGCTCTTCCTCACGCAGGCATTCGCTGCCAACATGTCGATCATCTCCTACGACGAGAAGGAGCTGACGGCGATGTTCGAGTCGTGGATGGTGAAGCACGGCAAGTCGTACAACTCCCCAGGCGAGAAGGAGAAGCGATTCCAGGTTTTTAAGGAGAATCTGAGGTACATCGAGGAGCAGAACGCCGTCGAGGGGCGGACCTACAAGTTAGGTCTCAATTGCTTCGCCGATCTGACCAATCAGGAGTACCGGAGGATATATCTCGGGACGAGGCCACGGAGGCTCGCCGCGACGAAGAGCGATCGCTATGCGTTGAGGGACGGCGATGTCTTGCCTGACTCAATTGACTGGAGGACCAAGGGCGCGGTTGCTCCGGTGAAGGATCAGGGCACCTGTG gAAGCTGCTGGGCATTCTCTACAATTGCTGCTGTAGAAGGTATCAACCAGATCAAAACTGGATCTTTGATCTTGCTTTCCGAGCAAGAACTGGTGGACTGTGATAAGTCTTATAACCTAGGGTGCAGTGGTGGTCTCATGGATTATGCATTTGAGTTCATTATCAAAAATGGTGGGATTGACTCCGAAGAAGATTATCCTTACATGGGAAGGAATGGCAAATGTGATACTGACAAG AAAAATACCAAAGTTGTGTCGATCGATGGTTATGAAGACGTACCTGTATATGATGAGAAGGCGCTGCAGAAGGCAGTTGCCAACCAACCAATTAGTGTTGCCATTGATGCCGCTGGTATGGACTTTCAGCATTATCAATCA GGTATATTCACTGGGAAGTGTAGGACGAGTTTGGACCACGGTGTGGTTGTTGTTGGGTATGGCACTGAAAACGGAACGGACTATTGGATCGTTAGAAACTCTTGGGGTTCAAGCTGGGGAGAGGAGGGCTATCTTAGGATGGAGCGCAACGTTGCAGATAAGGCTGGTCTTTGTGGGATTGCCATAGAGCCCTCGTACCCAACCAAGACAGGCGCAAACCCCCCTAACCCGGGTCCATCTCCTCCATCCCCACCACCAAAGCCATCAGTCTGA
- the LOC125220628 gene encoding kinesin-like protein KIN-4A isoform X2, whose protein sequence is MRRLHPGDSSASNLSDCMTEEYLCAKLHLVDLAGSERAKRTGSGGQRFKEGVHINKGLLALGNVISALGDDKKRKEGLHVPYRDSKLTRLLQDSLGGNSKTIMLACISPADVNAEETLNTLKYANRARNIQNKPVINRDPISSEMLKMRQQLEYLHAELNARGGGVSFDELQVLKDRIAWLESTNEELSHELSLFRNGDGHVKQHEARTKVHKSGATKNEGLKRGLETMESCDYQMSESSDPGDVDEDTAKELDHTYFQNNMDKELNELNRELEQKESQMRLFGGYDTMALKQHFGKKILELEEEKRTVQRERDHLLAEVENLSATSDGYAQKLRDTHAQKLKALETQIQDLKKKQENQVQLIKQKQKSDDAAKKLKEEIQCMKAQKVQLQHKIKQEAENFRQWKATREKELLQLKKVGRRNEYERHKLQALNQRQKMVLQRKTEEAAMATKRLKELLEIRKCSTRENFANGNGNGMSGQSNEKPSQRWLDHELEVMVNVHQVRYEYEKQSQVKAALAEELAVLRQVGEIVSKGVSPSRQKNGASRVSLMSPTARMSRIASLESMLSISSNSLVAMASQLSEAEERERSISSRGRWNQLRSIGDAKNLLQYMFNHLSDARCQLWEKDTETKEMKEQIKELVVLLRQSELRRKEVEKELKNKDQAASVAMATTPSAKSHKHTADEMSAPLSVSAPAQKQLKYTAGIANGKLRELAAFTGRSQKTDQLSTKKLAVMGHGGNLWRWKRSHHQWILQFKWRWQKPWRLSESIKRNDEMIARGRPRPAPSDAVYRNGR, encoded by the exons GAACAGGCTCTGGCGGTCAACGTTTTAAGGAAG GAGTTCACATCAACAAAGGTCTTCTTGCGCTTGGAAATGTTATAAGTGCACTTGGCGATGATAAAAAACGGAAAGAAGGTCTTCATGTGCCGTATCGAGACAGCAAACTTACGCGGCTTCTGCAG GATTCTCTTGGTGGGAACAGCAAAACAATAATGCTag CATGCATTAGTCCCGCAGATGTAAATGCGGAAGAAACTCTCAACACTCTCAAGTATGCTAACCGTGCTCGTAATATCCAAAACAAACCTGTT ATTAACAGAGATCCAATATCCAGCGAAATGCTGAAGATGCGTCAGCAGTTAGAATATCTGCATGCAGAACTCAATGCACGTGGGGGTGGAGTTTCATTTGATGAATTACAG GTTCTTAAGGATAGGATTGCTTGGCTTGAGTCCACTAATGAGGAGTTGTCTCATGAACTTAGTCTGTTTCGTAATGGAGATGGCCATGTTAAGCAACATGAAGCAAGAACTAAA GTCCACAAAAGTGGTGCCACCAAAAACGAAGGTCTCAAGAGGGGGTTGGAGACTATGGAGTCCTGTGATTATCAAATGAGTGAAAGCA GTGATCCTGGAGATGTTGATGAAGACACAGCAAAAGAATTGGATCATACCTACTTCCAGAATAATATGGATAAAGAATTGAACGAGTTAAATCGAGAACTAGAGCAAAAAGAG TCACAGATGAGACTTTTTGGAGGCTACGACACTATGGCTCTAAAACAACACTTTGgaaagaaaattttggaacTTGAGGAAGAGAAAAGGACTGTTCAG CGAGAGAGGGATCATCTGTTGGCAGAAGTTGAAAATCTTTCAGCTACTTCTGACGGATATGCACAAAAACTGCGAGACACTCATGCCCAGAAGCTAAAAGCGCTTGAAACCCAG ATACAAGATCTTAAGAAGAAACAAGAGAATCAGGTTCAACTTATAAAACAGAAACAGAAGAGTGACGATGCAGCTAAAAAGTTAAAGGAGGAAATACAATGCATGAAGGCACAAAAG GTTCAATTGCAGCATAAGATAAAGCAAGAAGCAGAGAATTTTCGACAGTGGAAGGCAACTCGAGAAAAGGAATTACTACAG TTAAAGAAGGTGGGTAGAAGAAATGAGTACGAGAGACATAAATTGCAAGCTCTGAATCAGCGCCAGAAAATG GTTCTCCAAAGAAAAACTGAGGAAGCTGCAATGGCTACAAAGAGGTTAAAAGAATTGCTCGAAATTCGGAAATGTTCTACTCGGGAAAACTTTG CTAATGGTAATGGAAATGGAATGAGTGGGCAG AGCAACGAAAAACCCTCCCAGCGATGGCTTGATCATGAACTAGAAGTAATGGTCAATGTTCATCAAGTTCGTTACGAATACGAGAAGCAAAGTCAAGT AAAAGCTGCATTGGCAGAAGAGTTGGCTGTTTTGAGACAAGTTGGCGAAATTGTTTCCAAGGGTGTCAGCCCTTCTAGACAAAAAAATGGTGCTTCCAG GGTATCTTTGATGTCACCAACTGCAAGAATGTCAAGAATTGCATCTCTTGAAAGCATGCTGAGTATTTCATCAAATTCACTCGTTGCAATGGCTTCACAGTTGTCAGAAGCTGAAGAACGTGAGCGTAGCATCAGTAGTCGTGGACGCTGGAACCAGCTCCGTTCTATAGGGGATGCCAAGAACCTACTCCAGTATATGTTCAATCATCTCAGTGATGCAAG GTGCCAACTTTGGGAAAAGGACACAGAAACGAAAGAGATGAAAGAGCAGATCAAGGAACTCGTAGTCTTATTACGGCAAAGTGAACTCAGACGAAAGGAAGTTGAAAAGGAACTGAAAAACAAAGATCAAGCTGCTTCTGTTGCAATGGCGACAACTCCCTCA GCGAAGTCTCATAAACACACTGCCGATGAGATGAGTGCTCCTCTGTCAGTTTCAGCTCCGGCACAAAAACAGCTCAAATACACAGCAGGAATCGCTAATGGGAAGCTGAGGGAATTAGCAGCATTCACGGGTCGATCACAAAAG ACGGATCAGTTGTCTACGAAGAAACTAGCAGTCATGGGACACGGTGGGAACTTATGGAGATGGAAAAGGAGTCATCATCAGTGGATCTTACAATTCAAATGGAGGTGGCAGAAACCATGGAGACTTTCAGAGTCAATCAAACGCAATGATGAGATGATCGCGAGGGGCAGGCCCCGTCCAGCTCCCTCCGATGCTGTGTATAGAAATGGCCGCTAG